The DNA region TCCGGGTATCCTGGGGATCAATGCGGGAGCCGGGTTGATGGTGATGCTGTTTATTTCGTTGTTCCCGACCACGACAGCGGCCCCGGTCTATCTGCTGCCGGTTTTAGCTCTTGTGGGTGCTTGCTTGACCGCCGCCTTGATCTGCGTGCTTGCCTATAAGAAGAACCAGGGCTTTAAGCCAACGGGTCTTCTGTTGACGGGCATTGCCGTCGCAGCCGGCATAAGCGCGGCTATGATCGTGCTCACGCTGCGATTAAGTCCGGAGAAATACCAGTTTGTCGCCGTTTGGCTGGCAGGCAGCATTTGGGGCTCGAGTTGGAAGTTTGTACTGGCTTTGCTCCCATGGATTCTGGTGCTTCTGCCCTTCGTGATGTACAAAGCTCAGGTGATGAACGTTCTCAATCTTGGAGAGTCGATGGCGACCGGACTGGGGGCTTCCGTAACCAGGGAGCAGTTGAAGCTGCTGGCGGCGGCGGTCGGCTTGGCGGCCTCCTGCGTCGCGGTAAGCGGAGGGATTGGATTCGTCGGGCTGATCGCGCCCCACCTGGCCAGACGCTTGGTCGGTGCGAAGCATCAGATGCTGCTGCCGGCAACGGCGCTGACCGGTGCATTGCTGGTTCTTACAGCGGACACGCTGAGCCGCTCGGTTATTCAACCGTCCGAAATTCCGACAGGAATTGTGGTTGCGGTGATCGGCGCGCCCTACTTCCTTTACCTGTTATCCAGGACCAGAGCTTAGCGGCTCCGGTGCAAGGGGCTAATTGGAGACTGGTGAAGGGGAAGGGACTTGCACATTTTGTTAGCACGGAATAACACTTGTAGAAATCCTTACGCTGCACGGGATAACATGCCTGCTACCATCGTGAATGCAGACCGTATTGTGGTCGCTGCTGATAAAGGCATTGCCGAACAAGGCATCCGCCAGGATCTGCTCGCATCGAGTGGAATATACAGCCGTCTGCATCGAGCCTAATTCGGTGCATGATCCAGGCATACACTACGAAATCAGGAGGAGACAATATGTTCATATCTAGGTTTCGGGTCATTCTCACAATGCTCATCTTATGTTCATTCTTAATTTCCGCATGCGGCGGGAAGAGCAATACGACCGGCAGTGCGGGTACAGCGGGGGAAACGGCTGCAAGCGCCGACAAGCCCCAAACCGAATCCTCAGCTCAGCCTCAGACAAGAAAAGTGGATACTATACATGGAGAAATCCGATATCCGGCTGAGCCGAAGCGAATAGTCGTCGATGCCTATTTGCCTACCCTGCTGCTGCTCGGAGAGAAGCCGGTGGGCGCGACAGCAAAGGATCTCGAGAACGTCCATATCCAAGACATG from Paenibacillus ihbetae includes:
- a CDS encoding FecCD family ABC transporter permease — its product is MEAVTTAIQARRSRKRKIITLSVLGGLIVLVFLISMNTGVMRLTPVEVITTLFGGGTDKQNLVLFDFRLPRIVISLLIGAGLAVSGCVMQGISRNALADPGILGINAGAGLMVMLFISLFPTTTAAPVYLLPVLALVGACLTAALICVLAYKKNQGFKPTGLLLTGIAVAAGISAAMIVLTLRLSPEKYQFVAVWLAGSIWGSSWKFVLALLPWILVLLPFVMYKAQVMNVLNLGESMATGLGASVTREQLKLLAAAVGLAASCVAVSGGIGFVGLIAPHLARRLVGAKHQMLLPATALTGALLVLTADTLSRSVIQPSEIPTGIVVAVIGAPYFLYLLSRTRA